One region of Chryseobacterium sp. C-71 genomic DNA includes:
- a CDS encoding BamA/TamA family outer membrane protein, giving the protein MKINLNTYCKYFLASGMAAAVVSCSNTKFLKDGQMLYTGAEVKIENDTLPKKKKNELKVALEENLTPKPNSSFLGLRPKLYAYNATKEPKKEKGLRYWLKYKFGEEPILLGDVDREFNKDIIVNYSENKGYFNAKAKYDTVSKNKKAQVIYTLNPGAQYLISNVNFLQDSSLINQEIQALKERSLLKPGNPFDLDVIKAERQRIDDGLKDKGFYYFNPDNIIVQADSTVTKNHKVEMIVKLKDNTPKLAKEQFTIDKVVVFPNYNLRDAKKGLYNIPMNPDSLKGYEYNDIYVVDPKKKFKPRMFDRALYFDKGDIYNRKDHNLSLNRLISLGVFKFVKNEFVVSDSLNHKFDAYYVLTPRELQSLRLEALGRTNSANYAGSELNLNWTQRNFFRGAEQFKASVYGAFDVQIGGPADAENIFRAGANAQLSIPRIVAPFTFNSSSAFVPRTNIQLGYEFQNRTTLYTLNTFNASFGYQWKENVRKEHELKLIDVSYIDPANETPKFLALKEGNPYLQRITEQQLIFGPTYSYTYSTTMLPRKNTFYYKGMLDLAGNITGLVTGANVKEGKEKTIFGVPFSQYAKIENDVRFYHKFTEKTSFASRFIAGVAVPYGNSEHIPFSRQFFVGGSNSIRAFRARTLGPGSYDPRGEDNTRAVFDQAGDIKLELNAEYRANLYKFLNVAAFVDAGNIWLINDEINENGINTRPGGKFSKDFLSEVAVGAGVGLRLDFSILILRLDLAMPLRVPYYEKGERWAFDRINFGDSSWRRDNLILNIAIGYPF; this is encoded by the coding sequence ATGAAGATCAATTTAAATACATATTGTAAATATTTTTTGGCATCGGGAATGGCGGCGGCTGTGGTTTCCTGCAGCAACACCAAGTTTCTGAAAGACGGACAGATGCTCTACACCGGAGCCGAAGTAAAGATTGAAAATGACACCCTTCCAAAAAAGAAAAAGAACGAACTGAAAGTTGCTCTCGAAGAAAATCTTACGCCAAAACCTAACTCATCTTTTCTTGGATTAAGACCAAAGCTGTATGCTTACAATGCTACAAAAGAACCGAAAAAAGAAAAAGGTTTAAGATATTGGCTGAAATATAAATTTGGTGAAGAACCCATTTTGTTGGGAGATGTTGACAGAGAGTTTAACAAAGATATCATCGTCAATTATTCTGAAAACAAAGGCTACTTCAATGCAAAAGCAAAATACGATACGGTTTCGAAAAATAAAAAAGCACAGGTTATTTATACTTTAAATCCGGGAGCGCAGTATTTAATCAGTAATGTGAATTTTTTACAGGATTCGAGTTTAATCAATCAGGAAATTCAGGCTTTAAAAGAAAGAAGTTTATTGAAACCGGGAAATCCATTTGATCTTGATGTGATTAAAGCTGAAAGACAGCGAATTGATGACGGTTTGAAAGATAAAGGCTTTTACTATTTCAATCCTGATAACATCATTGTTCAGGCGGACAGTACAGTCACTAAGAACCACAAAGTAGAGATGATTGTCAAGTTAAAAGACAATACTCCAAAATTGGCTAAGGAACAATTTACAATTGATAAAGTAGTCGTTTTCCCTAATTACAATCTTCGTGATGCAAAAAAAGGATTATATAATATTCCAATGAATCCTGATTCACTGAAAGGTTATGAGTACAATGACATTTACGTAGTTGATCCTAAGAAGAAATTCAAACCAAGAATGTTTGACCGTGCATTATATTTTGACAAGGGAGACATTTACAACAGAAAAGATCATAATTTATCACTGAATCGCCTCATCAGTTTAGGTGTTTTTAAATTTGTGAAAAATGAATTTGTAGTATCAGATTCTTTAAATCATAAGTTTGATGCTTATTATGTTTTGACTCCGAGAGAACTACAGTCACTTCGTCTGGAAGCTTTGGGAAGAACCAATTCTGCGAATTATGCAGGAAGTGAATTAAATTTAAACTGGACACAAAGAAACTTTTTCCGTGGTGCAGAGCAGTTTAAGGCTTCTGTTTATGGTGCTTTCGATGTTCAGATCGGTGGACCTGCAGATGCCGAAAACATTTTCAGAGCTGGAGCCAACGCACAGTTATCCATTCCGAGAATTGTAGCACCCTTTACTTTTAATTCATCAAGTGCTTTTGTACCGAGAACGAATATTCAGTTAGGATATGAGTTTCAAAACCGTACAACTTTGTACACTTTAAATACATTCAATGCATCATTCGGATATCAGTGGAAAGAAAATGTAAGAAAAGAGCATGAGCTGAAACTGATTGACGTTTCATATATTGATCCGGCTAATGAAACACCAAAATTTTTAGCTCTAAAAGAAGGCAATCCTTATTTACAAAGAATAACAGAGCAACAACTTATTTTCGGACCAACTTATTCTTATACTTACTCGACAACGATGCTTCCTCGAAAAAACACATTCTATTATAAAGGAATGCTTGATTTAGCAGGAAATATTACAGGTCTTGTTACCGGAGCTAATGTGAAAGAAGGAAAAGAAAAAACAATTTTTGGAGTTCCGTTTAGCCAATATGCGAAGATTGAAAATGATGTAAGATTCTATCATAAGTTTACAGAGAAAACATCTTTTGCATCAAGATTTATTGCCGGAGTTGCTGTGCCTTATGGAAATTCAGAGCATATTCCTTTTTCGAGACAATTTTTTGTGGGTGGAAGTAACAGTATCAGAGCTTTTCGTGCGAGAACTTTAGGACCCGGAAGTTACGATCCGAGAGGAGAAGATAATACCAGAGCAGTTTTTGATCAGGCAGGTGACATAAAATTAGAACTGAATGCAGAATACAGAGCTAATCTTTATAAATTCTTAAATGTTGCCGCATTTGTAGATGCCGGAAATATATGGTTAATTAATGATGAAATTAATGAAAACGGCATCAATACAAGACCGGGTGGAAAATTTTCAAAAGATTTTTTAAGTGAAGTTGCAGTTGGTGCCGGTGTTGGTTTAAGACTCGATTTTTCAATTCTTATTTTAAGACTAGATTTGGCTATGCCTTTGCGAGTTCCTTACTATGAAAAGGGTGAAAGATGGGCTTTCGACAGAATCAACTTTGGAGATTCAAGCTGGAGAAGAGATAATCTAATTTTGAATATTGCTATTGGTTATCCATTCTAA